The following coding sequences lie in one Aspergillus puulaauensis MK2 DNA, chromosome 3, nearly complete sequence genomic window:
- the nop58 gene encoding RNA-processing protein NOP58 (COG:A;~EggNog:ENOG410PIKN;~InterPro:IPR012976,IPR012974,IPR002687,IPR036070, IPR029012,IPR042239;~PFAM:PF08156,PF01798), with protein MTLFILTETSAGYALLKAKDKKLLKRDDIATEASTAEGVSNLLKLKSFQKFDSATAALEEVASLVEGKVTPRLASLLDEIKDEKKVSLAVADAKLGNAIGKLPGLDISLIADSTTADIYRAIREHLPTLIPGLLPQDMSTMSLGLSHSLARHKLKFSPDKIDTMIVQAIGLLDDLDKELNNYAMRVKEWYGWHFPELAKILNDNIAYSRLVLKMGMRSSFESSDLTEILPEEIEAAVKSAADRSMGTEISEEDLENIQALAEQVIGFSDYRSQLASYITARMNAIAPNLTALVGDLVGARLIAHAGSLTNLSKSPASTLQILGAEKALFRALKTKHDTPKYGLIYHASLIGQATGKNKGKMARVLAAKASLGLRVDALAEWDDDVAEEDKSALGTEARFNLERKLAAMEGKPLKPRGVAIGPNGATAQPGKFNISEARKYNPDADAVDEDEATPAKKKLVQEVEDEEMADADSDEEAAVNGADSDSSEEESTKKSKKSKSKDSEIEKLAEKAGLSVKRYKRKLERGEIQFDAAGAPSSVSKKDLKKAKKDAKKASKGDEKKRKRSDENEDADGKKKKKKRDD; from the exons ATGACGCTTTTTATCTTGACGGAAACAAGCGCGGGCTATGCCCTGCTCAAAGCTAAGGACAAGAAGCTTCTGAAGCGTGATGACATTGCTACTGAGGCTTCCACGGCAGAGGGTGTCTCTAATCT GCTCAAGTTGAAGAGCTTTCAGAAGTTCGACAGCGCTACAGCTGCTCTCGAGGAAGTTGCTTCCCTCGTTGAAGGAAAGGTTACCCCTCGCCTTGCCAGCCTCCTCGATGAGATtaaggatgagaagaaggtctCCCTGGCCGTTGCCGATGCCAAACTGG GAAATGCCATCGGCAAACTTCCTGGTCTTGATATCTCATTGATTGCCGACTCCACGACCGCCGACATCTACCGCGCGATTCGTGAACATCTTCCCACACTGATTCCTGGCCTTCTTCCCCAGGACATGTCCACCATGTCCCTGGGTTTGTCCCACTCTCTCGCTAGACACAAGCTCAAGTTCTCTCCCGACAAGATTGATACTATGATTGTTCAGGCCATTGGTCTGTTGGATGACCTAGACAAGGAACTGAACAACTACGCTATGCGTGTGAAGGAATGGTACGGATGGCATTTCCCCGAACTTGCCAAGATCCTCAACGACAACATCGCCTACTCAAGGCTCGTCCTCAAGATGGGTATGCGATCCAGTTTTGAATCATCCGATCTCACAGAGATCCTCCCTGAAGAGATCGAGGCCGCCGTGAAGTCTGCGGCAGACAGGTCTATGGGTACCGAAATCAGCGAGGAAGATTTGGAGAACATCCAAGCCCTTGCCGAGCAGGTTATCGGCTTCTCCGACTACCGCTCGCAACTCGCCAGCTACATCACCGCGCGTATGAACGCCATTGCCCCCAACTTGACTGCTCTGGTTGGTGACCTTGTCGGTGCCCGCCTCATCGCCCACGCTGGTAGCTTGACCAACCTGTCCAAGAGTCCTGCCAGTACTCTCCAGATTCTTGGTGCCGAGAAGGCGCTCTTCCGTGCTCTGAAGACCAAGCACGACACACCCAAGTACGGTCTGATCTACCACGCCTCTCTGATTGGCCAAGCTACCGGAAAGAACAAGGGTAAGATGGCGAGAGTTCTGGCTGCCAAGGCCTCTCTCGGTCTCCGTGTCGATGCTCTGGCTGAATGGGATGACGATGTCGCTGAGGAGGACAAGTCTGCTCTCGGTACCGAGGCCCGGTTCAACCTAGAGAGGAAGCTGGCTGCCATGGAAGGCAAGCCGCTCAAGCCGCGTGGTGTGGCCATTGGTCCTAACGGCGCCACTGCTCAACCCGGCAAGTTCAACATCAGCGAGGCCCGGAAATACAACCCCGACGCCGAtgctgtggatgaggacgaggctACACCCGCTAAGAAGAAGCTCGTCCAGGAggttgaagacgaggagatggCTGATGCTGACTCTGATGAGGAGGCCGCCGTTAACGGTGCTGACTCCGACTCATCTGAAGAGGAATCaaccaagaagagcaagaagagcaagagcaaGGATTCAGAGATCGAGAAGTTAGCCGAGAAGGCCGGTCTGAGCGTCAAGCGGTACAAGCGGAAGCTCGAACGAGGCGAGATCCA
- a CDS encoding uncharacterized protein (InterPro:IPR009467;~PFAM:PF06475) codes for MSYEYRIYRWDAQFGINGYEAVHVGRLEGVGFLACGEICITDDLYIPGANVRYAMFFDTNFEVRLVAVTHLATRETKILVSKEPGKWEDGEENAIPEFDECLYIDIAGSSFTKSPTIHRLGLDEDERVYINAISVGYSEDELYFGVDAQRYTCLELCRPELPDGSSFRFENLSAGCTEEFFTNDDGVVFCFANQFGDRLIPRR; via the coding sequence ATGTCGTATGAATACAGGATCTACAGATGGGACGCACAGTTTGGAATTAATGGGTACGAGGCCGTCCACGTTGGGCGATTGGAGGGAGTGGGCTTCTTAGCCTGCGGCGAGATATGCATCACTGACGACCTTTATATCCCGGGAGCAAATGTGCGCTATGCGATGTTTTTCGACACAAACTTTGAGGTCCGACTAGTAGCCGTCACGCACCTTGCAACGAGAGAAACCAAGATACTAGTCTCGAAAGAACCGGGGAAGtgggaagatggcgaggagaacgCGATTCCTGAATTCGATGAGTGCCTGTATATTGATATCGCAGGCAGTTCATTCACGAAATCTCCTACAATTCACCGGTTGGgtcttgacgaagatgagaGAGTGTATATAAATGCCATCTCTGTTGGGTATtctgaggatgagctgtACTTCGGAGTGGATGCGCAGCGGTACACCTGTCTGGAACTTTGCAGACCAGAGCTACCAGATGGATCTTCCTTTCGTTTTGAGAACTTGTCTGCTGGTTGTACTGAGGAGTTCTTTACTAATGACGACGGCGTCGTGTTTTGCTTTGCTAATCAATTTGGTGATCGTTTGATTCCTCGGCGATAG
- the PRS5 gene encoding ribose phosphate diphosphokinase subunit PRS5 (COG:F;~EggNog:ENOG410PGS4;~InterPro:IPR029057,IPR000836,IPR029099,IPR005946;~PFAM:PF00156,PF14572,PF13793;~go_function: GO:0000287 - magnesium ion binding [Evidence IEA];~go_function: GO:0004749 - ribose phosphate diphosphokinase activity [Evidence IEA];~go_process: GO:0009116 - nucleoside metabolic process [Evidence IEA];~go_process: GO:0009165 - nucleotide biosynthetic process [Evidence IEA]): MVRNIVVIGGTSHPQLTQTICDILGIPPADVLLSKFSVGETRVEVKESVRGKDVYILQSGGGKVNDHLLELLITISACKTASARRVTAVLPLFPYSRQSDIPYNKSGAPLVKSSVDANQGGSNGYTFESTPSTPYPGKLETGNPLSGVSVDNLQKSLAKAQLEDSSGSPVKKRQANGITRSDTLDSLKSDSSKSTLPNGLVDDSQDKINKFQPRPGYKQWVAQAGTLVADLLTCAGADHIITMDLHDPQYQGFFDIPVDNLYGRPLLKNYILRNIPNYKEAVVVSPDAGGAKRATAIADSMGMEFALIHKERRPTRITDRQNATMMLVGDVKDRTAILIDDLADTSNTITRAAKLLKKEGAAQVYALVTHGILSGDAIDRINASALDKVVVTNSVTQAEHLRRCPKLEVLEVGHVFAEAIRRVHHGESISALFQYE, translated from the exons ATGGTTCGAAATATCGTCGTCATTGGGGGCACGTCTCACCCTCAACTGACCCAGACGATTTGCGACATTCTCGGGATTCCTCCAGCCGACGTACTGCTGTCAAAGTTTTCTGTCGGTGAAACGAGAGTCGAGGTCAAAGAATCCGTGCGAGGGAAAGATGTATACATCCTTCAGTCCGGTGGCGGAAAGGTGAATGACCATCTCTTGGAATTGCTCATTACCATTTCGGCATGCAAAACGGCCTCCGCCCGAAGAGTCACCGCCGTTCTCCCGCTCTTCCCATATTCTCGCCAGAGTGACATTCCCTACAACAAATCGGGTGCCCCTCTAGTCAAATCATCTGTCGATGCAAATCAGGGAGGTTCTAATGGGTACACCTTTGAGAGTACACCTTCGACTCCCTATCCCGGGAAGCTTGAGACCGGAAACCCGCTCAGTGGTGTTAGCGTTGATAACCTACAAAAGAGTTTGGCAAAAGCTCAACTGGAGGATTCCAGCGGTAGCCCAGTGAAGAAACGCCAGGCAAACGGGATTACCCGCAGCGACACTCTTGATTCTCTGAAGTCAGACAGCAGCAAGTCCACACTTCCCAATGGCCTCGTGGATGACAGCCAAGACAAAATCAACAAATTCCAGCCCCGTCCCGGCTACAAACAATGGGTGGCTCAGGCTGGTACCCTCGTGGCTGACTTGCTTACCTGTGCTGGCGCGGACCACATCATCACGATGGACTTGCATGATCCCCAATATCAAGGGTTCTTTGACATCCCTGTAGACAATCTATACGGGCGCCCGCTTCTGAAGAACTACATTCTGCGGAACATTCCCAACTACAAGGAAGCCGTTGTTGTGAGTCCGGACGCCGGGGGAGCCAAACGAGCAACCGCCATCGCGGACTCAATGGGCATGGAATTTGCATTGATTCACAAG GAACGACGTCCCACACGAATTACGGACCGTCAGAATGCGACCATGATGCTGGTTGGCGATGTGAAAGATCGGACTGCGATCCTAATTGATGATCTCGCTGACACGTCGAACACCATTACTCGCGCTGCCAAACTCTTGAAGAAGGAAGGTGCAGCGCAAGTCTACGCCCTGGTGACACATGGAATTTTAAGCGGTGACGCTATTGACCGCATCAATGCCAGCGCTCTCGACAAGGTTGTTGTGACCAATAGCGTTACTCAAGCAGAGCACTTGCGCCGATGCCCCAAGCTGGAAGTCTTGGAAGTCGGTCATGTTTTCGCAGAG GCCATTCGTCGAGTCCACCACGGAGAAAGTATTAGTGCTCTTTTCCAGTACGAATAA
- the VMA6 gene encoding H(+)-transporting V0 sector ATPase subunit d (BUSCO:EOG092638RC;~COG:C;~EggNog:ENOG410PJN9;~InterPro:IPR036079,IPR016727,IPR035067,IPR002843;~PFAM:PF01992;~go_component: GO:0033179 - proton-transporting V-type ATPase, V0 domain [Evidence IEA];~go_function: GO:0015078 - proton transmembrane transporter activity [Evidence IEA];~go_process: GO:1902600 - proton transmembrane transport [Evidence IEA]) → MEGLFFNVNSGYIEGIVRGYRNSLLTGQHYSNLTQCETIDDVKLQLAPAYGDFLGALPPNPSTSALAGKMTDKLVAEFRYLLAQATGSTAKFLEFLTYGYMIDNIALLITGTLHERDTRELLERCHPLGWFETLPVLCVATNIEELYNSVLIETPLAGFFKGSLSHQDLDELNIEIVRNTLYKNYLEEFYKFVTTNPDFKGTPTQEVMAEILQFEADRRAINITLNSFGTELSKPERRKLYPEFGKLYPEGSLMLSRADDIEAVSLAVSISADYKAFFDAVGLTQGGGGLGGMGGSDGKSLEDLFYQKEMELSKLVFTRQFTPAIVYAWMRLKEQEIRNVTWISECIAQNQKERIGNFISVF, encoded by the exons ATGGAGGGACTGTTCTTCAACGTTAACAGCGG CTACATCGAGGGGATTGTTCGCGGATATCGGAACAGCCTGCTCACCGGGCAACATTATTCGAACCTGACACAATGCGAAACTATCGATG ATGTCAAACTACAGCTGGCGCCTGCATATGGCGACTTCCTCGGAGCTCTCCcccccaacccctccactTCTGCTCTTGCGGGCAAGATGACCGACAAGCTCGTCGCCGAGTTCCGCTACCTCCTCGCGCAGGCCACGGGGTCTACAGCAAAATTCCTAGAGTTCCTGACATACGGATACATGATCGACAACATCGCTCTTCTCATCACCGGAACCTTGCATGAGCGTGATACTCGGGAGCTTTTGGAGCGATGCCACCCCCTTGGATGGTTCGAGACCTTGCCTGTACTATGCGTTGCAACGAACATTGAAGAATTGTATAACTCGGTCTTGATTGAAACGCCATTGGCTGGCTTCTTCAAGGGCAGCCTGAGCCACCAGGATCTGGACGAGCTAAACATCGAAATCGTACGCAACACGCTCTACAAGAATTACCTTGAAGAATTCTATAAATTCGTCACTACAAACCCAGACTTCAAGGGTACGCCAACGCAAGAGGTCATGGCAGAGATTCTGCAATTCGAGGCAGATCGACGTGCCATCAACATCACACTGAACTCATTCGGCACAGAGCTTTCCAAGCCCGAGCGGAGAAAGTTGTACCCTGAGTTCGGTAAACTGTACCCCGAGGGCTCATTGATGCTCTCTCGGgccgatgatattgaggccGTATCGCTAGCCGTGAGTATATCTGCGGATTACAAGGCGTTCTTTGATGCCGTGGGCCTTACCCAAGGCGGAGGCGGCCTTGGTGGCATGGGTGGCTCTGATGGAAAGAGCTTGGAAGATCTGTTCTACCAAAAAGAGATGGAATTGAGCAAGCTTGTTTTCACTAGACAGTTTACCCCTGCTATAGTGTATGCTTGGATGCGGCTGAAGGAACAG GAAATCCGAAACGTCACCTGGATCTCGGAGTGCATTGCTCAGAaccagaaggagaggattgGGAATTTCATCTCTGTCTTCTaa
- a CDS encoding putative Rho-like small GTPase (COG:S;~EggNog:ENOG410PNCR;~InterPro:IPR001806,IPR027417;~PFAM:PF00071;~go_function: GO:0003924 - GTPase activity [Evidence IEA];~go_function: GO:0005525 - GTP binding [Evidence IEA]) yields the protein METPGARETIETPITILLLGDAGCGKSTFLSGLKCIRGQKPGSSPEEPIELLRDADQPFVYEINFSKKSFTLEVYDTGNPNQHWTTLQPDAVLLAFDISNRKTLDGLKEWRNDVIRYFQQGEGERIPVMMVGLKRDLRKPGAGLIYPQETYRIAQELRCDRYAECSAVTGELMTQTFEDLARLAYMTTTAEGGQTKGGCVVM from the exons ATGGAAACACCGGGCGCCAGAGAAACCATAGAGACACCGATTACAATCCTGCTACTCGGTGACGCGGGATGTGGGAAATCGACTTTCCTATC GGGTCTAAAGTGTATTAGAGGCCAAAAGCCGGGAAGCAGCCCAGAGGAACCAATAGAGCTTCTCCGCGATGCCGACCAACCGTTCGTATACGAAATAAATTTCTCTAAAAAGTCATTTACCCTTGAGGTATATGACACGGGGAACCCTAATCAGCATTGGACTACGCTTCAACCGGATGCTGTGCTCTTGGCTTTTGATATTTCGAATCGAAAGACTTTGGACGGTCTCAAGGAG TGGCGAAACGATGTTATCCGCTACTTCCAGCAGGGAGAAGGCGAACGAATTCCCGTCATGATGGTAGGGTTGAAGAGGGATCTGAGAAAGCCTGGTGCAGGGCTCATTTATCCTCAAGAA ACATACAGGATTGCACAAGAGCTGCGCTGTGATCGGTATGCAGAATGTTCCGCTGTCACTGGGGAGCTCATGACGCAGACTTTTGAGGATCTAGCGAGGCTTGCGTACATGACTACTACGGCCGAAGGGGGCCAGACGAAAGGGGGCTGCGTTGTTATGTAA
- the rps0 gene encoding 40S ribosomal protein uS2 (COG:J;~EggNog:ENOG410PGPW;~InterPro:IPR001865,IPR032281,IPR023591,IPR005707, IPR018130,IPR027498;~PFAM:PF16122;~go_component: GO:0005840 - ribosome [Evidence IEA];~go_component: GO:0015935 - small ribosomal subunit [Evidence IEA];~go_function: GO:0003735 - structural constituent of ribosome [Evidence IEA];~go_process: GO:0006412 - translation [Evidence IEA]), protein MAPSQLPPIFNPTPQDIEMLLAAQCHLGSKNLQVHMEPYLWKTRPDGVNVINVGKTWEKILLAARIIAAIDNPADICVISARPYGQRAVLKFASHTGATAIAGRFTPGNFTNYITRSFKEPRLIIVTDPRTDAQAIKEASYVNIPVIALCDTDSPTDFVDVAIPSNNKGRHAIGLVWWLLAREVLRLRGTLANREVDWDVVVDLYFYRDPEAEENKEIAEEAKVASAEDVGAGAIESGFAGESWDAQATAAPTTFATTGATSWEADGGDWAASSAPAAGGETWAEAQNPEAAAKW, encoded by the exons ATGGCTCCCTCTCAGCTTcctcccatcttcaaccCCACTCCTCAGGACATTGAGATGCTCCTCGCAGCTCAATGCCACCTAGGATCCAAGAACCTCCAGGTTCACATGGAACCCTACCTGTGGAAGACTCGCCCTGACGGTGTTAACGTTATCAACGTTGGCAAGACCTG GGAGAAGATCCTCTTGGCTGCCCgaatcatcgccgccattgACAACCCGGCCGACATCTGTGTCATCTCCGCTCGTCCCTACGGTCAGCGTGCTGTCCTGAAGTTCGCTTCTCACACCGGTGCCACCGCCATTGCCGGTCGCTTCACCCCCGGTAACTTCACCAACTACATCACGCGCTCTTTCAAGGAGCCCcgcctcatcatcgtcaccgaCCCCCGCACCGATGCTcaggccatcaaggaggccAGCTACGTCAACATCCCCGTCATCGCTCTCTGCGACACTGACTCTCCCACCGACTTCGTCGATGTTGccatcccctccaacaacaaGGGTCGCCACGCCATCGGTCTGGTCTGGTGGCTCCTTGCCCGTGAGGTCCTCCGTCTCCGTGGTACTCTCGCCAACCGTGAGGTCGACTGGGACGTTGTTGTCGATCTCTACTTCTACCGTGACCCTGAGGCCGAGGAGAACAAGGAGATCGCTGAGGAGGCTAAGGTTGCCAGCGCCGAGGACGTTGGTGCCGGAGCCATCGAGTCCGGCTTCGCTGGTGAGAGCTGGGATGCTCAGGCTACTGCTGCTCCCACCACTTTCGCTACTACCGGTGCTACCAGCTGGGAGGCTGACGGTGGTGACTGGGCTGCCAGCTCCGCTCCCGCTGCCGGTGGTGAGACCTGGGCTGAGGCTCAGAACCCCGAGGCTGCCGCCAAGTGGTAA
- a CDS encoding PIG-H family GPI synthesis protein (COG:G;~EggNog:ENOG410PQ61;~InterPro:IPR019328;~PFAM:PF10181;~TransMembrane:2 (i32-54o88-106i);~go_function: GO:0017176 - phosphatidylinositol N-acetylglucosaminyltransferase activity [Evidence IEA]), whose product MPLRLISRRPSPTTASFTVSNASRHTSTAAKLFFYFQFLVRAIIFAGVLFYHAARFRHVFFIQDGSLVPWTAVWASPLGSFVCRIADTYNFACIAAVSAILIYAVFRKGYTESLLVIRGLGIQTSTSSPTYLSKAATRFIPTTEIQDIVIHEAFKGFEVRFYLAVVVVGEPEVVVVFPKLLPNRAKLEEVWRGSRHCLYDSKP is encoded by the exons ATGCCTCTTCGTCTTATATCCAGGCGTCCTTCTCCGACGACGGCGTCATTCACAGTTTCCAATGCCTCCAGGCATACGAGCACTGCCGCGAAGCTCTTCTTTTACTTCCAATTCCTCGTTCGCGCTATAATATTTGCGGGGGTACTTTTTTACCATGCTGCGAGATTCCGCCATGTGTTCTTCATCCAAGACGGATCTCTCGTGCCCTGGACCGCAGTATGGGCGAGCCCGCTGGGCTCCTTTGTTTGTCGCATTGCCGATACCTACAACTTCGCTTGCATCGCAGCAGTGAGCGCCATATTAATATATGCAGTGTTTAGGAAGGGCTATACAG AATCCCTCTTAGTTATCCGCGGCCTAGGCATCCAAACGTCCACGTCCTCTCCTACGTATCTATCCAAGGCTGCGACAAGGTTCATTCCAACGACTGAAATCCAGGACATTGTCATACATGAGGCTTTCAAGGGTTTCGAGGTGCGCTTCTACCTTGCTGTGGTGGTTGTAGGCGAGCcagaggttgttgtggtCTTTCCA AAACTCCTACCGAACAGAGCAAAGCTTGAAGAAGTTTGGAGAGGGTCTCGGCATTGTCTGTACGACTCGAAACCATGA
- a CDS encoding pseudouridine synthase DEG1 (BUSCO:EOG09263UAJ;~COG:J;~EggNog:ENOG410PIEK;~InterPro:IPR020103,IPR001406,IPR020097;~PFAM:PF01416;~go_function: GO:0003723 - RNA binding [Evidence IEA];~go_function: GO:0009982 - pseudouridine synthase activity [Evidence IEA];~go_process: GO:0001522 - pseudouridine synthesis [Evidence IEA];~go_process: GO:0009451 - RNA modification [Evidence IEA]) encodes MSGNNPTGPGQQGQQAQPDYSTWSTTGLIERISELERQLHSRTAEYTSPPQSSAPANAQTQEVAPGGPAPNPQPQQEQQQPNEVPRWLATGKFDPNDITHAPGARLPKKQRKMDPAKYNFRFIALKFAYLGQRYNGLEHANGNVTPLPTIEEEIWKALRKTRLIFPTDLEDEDIPENKNGRRKDVPFALSWEGCEYSKAGRTDRGVSAFGQVIGIKVRSTRPKREKPEPVQGSGDTADTTDQVAQTEAAAADEKWDDIADELPYISLLNKQLPEDIRVLAWCPRPPEGFDARFSCRERHYKYFFTQPAFSPTPGPLGFIPRGSGESPKYREGWLDIDAMREAAKYFEGVHDFRNLCKVDTSKQIENFERIIYRADIEILDPQNSPLGYVSRPEFQALENPVADAVAGDPQNANPPGCQVYVFTLQGSAFLWHQVRHMVGILFLVGQGLESPSAVRDLLDISNNPRKPMYEMASDAPLVLWDCVFPEKDSSKREDSLEWVYAGDTRQTRSPYAKGGGKFGAGGLVDDLWSVWRQRKMDEILAGALLDLVLQQGDQSGVQEANIKNLEREKQSKVEKIFHGANEGKTGGKYVPLMQKRKMETVEVLNARWLTAKQRRIEQAGNADA; translated from the coding sequence ATGTCCGGCAATAACCCCACGGGGCCCGGGCAACAAGgccagcaagcccaaccgGACTATTCGACCTGGAGCACCACGGGCTTGATTGAACGGATCTCCGAGTTAGAGCGCCAATTGCATTCCCGAACGGCGGAGTATACGTCTCCTCCTCAGTCTTCCGCCCCGGCGAACGCGCAGACACAAGAAGTTGCTCCAGGCGGCCCGGCGCCGAATCCACAGCcgcaacaagaacaacaacagccaaATGAGGTACCTAGATGGCTGGCGACTGGGAAGTTCGACCCCAATGATATCACGCATGCGCCGGGAGCTCGTCTcccgaagaagcagaggaagatggacCCAGCGAAATACAATTTCCGGTTTATTGCGCTGAAGTTTGCGTATCTGGGCCAACGGTATAATGGGCTTGAGCATGCAAATGGGAACGTCACCCCTTTGCCGACtattgaggaggagatatGGAAAGCACTACGGAAAACAAGGTTGATCTTCCCGACTGATCTAGAGGACGAGGATATTCCGGAAAACAAGAATGGTCGACGGAAGGACGTCCCATTCGCGCTTAGTTGGGAGGGGTGCGAGTACTCTAAGGCTGGACGGACGGATCGGGGCGTCAGCGCTTTTGGTCAGGTAATTGGGATTAAGGTCCGAAGTACTCGACCGAAACGCGAAAAGCCGGAGCCTGTTCAGGGTTCGGGTGATACTGCTGATACTACGGATCAAGTGGCTCAAACTGAGGCCGCGGCGGCAGATGAGAAGTGGGATGATATTGCGGATGAATTACCCTACATCAGCTTGCTGAATAAACAGCTCCCAGAAGACATCCGTGTGCTAGCATGGTGCCCGCGTCCACCGGAAGGGTTCGATGCTCGCTTCTCTTGCCGGGAGCGTCACTATAAATACTTCTTCACACAACCCGCATTTTCTCCAACACCGGGCCCTCTTGGGTTTATTCCACGAGGAAGCGGAGAGTCTCCAAAATACCGAGAAGGATGGCTGGATATCGACGCTATGCGCGAAGCTGCTAAGTACTTTGAGGGTGTGCACGACTTTCGAAACCTTTGTAAAGTGGATACGAGCAAGCAGATCGAGAACTTTGAGCGAATCATATATCGAGCCGACATCGAAATACTTGACCCTCAAAATAGCCCGCTAGGCTACGTGAGTCGACCGGAGTTCCAAGCTCTGGAGAATCCTGTCGCGGATGCCGTGGCTGGAGACCCCCAAAACGCAAATCCGCCTGGGTGTCAGGTGTATGTGTTTACTCTGCAGGGCTCCGCTTTCCTCTGGCACCAGGTGAGACATATGGTCGGTATTCTTTTCCTCGTGGGTCAAGGACTTGAGTCACCATCTGCCGTGCGTGACCTGCTTGATATATCAAATAACCCACGCAAGCCGATGTACGAAATGGCATCTGATGCGCCGCTTGTTCTCTGGGATTGTGTCTTCCCCGAGAAAGACAGTAGCAAGCGAGAAGATTCCTTAGAGTGGGTTTATGCTGGGGACACTAGACAGACGAGAAGCCCGTACGCCAAAGGAGGCGGTAAATTTGGTGCGGGTGGATTGGTTGATGATCTCTGGTCCGTCTGGAGACAGCGCAAAATGGACGAAATCTTGGCCGGCGCACTGCTAGATCTAGTACTTCAACAAGGTGATCAGAGCGGCGTTCAGGAAGCGAACATCAAGAATCTGGAACGAGAGAAACAGAGCAAAGTGGAAAAGATCTTTCATGGGGCCAACGAGGGCAAAACTGGCGGGAAATATGTTCCTCTTatgcagaagaggaagatggagactgTTGAAGTCCTCAACGCAAGGTGGCTTACAGCAAAGCAACGCAGAATAGAGCAGGCGGGGAATGCGGATGCATAG